One window of the Synechococcus sp. CC9311 genome contains the following:
- the psbP gene encoding photosystem II reaction center PsbP: MRFPLQVPLRSLLSVVCVLLLTACSGAGAGLNSFQSPDGRYAFLYPTGWTRVAMTGGPTVVFHDLINSDETVSLVVSDVDADNDLQNLGSAVAVGERLRRDVIAPEGSGRNAELIEAREREASGHTFYDLEYAVHLQDRDRHELATVVVDRGRLYTLATSTNESRWPRVKDLFESVITSFTLLI; this comes from the coding sequence ATGCGCTTCCCGTTACAAGTTCCGCTCCGATCGCTCCTCAGCGTTGTCTGTGTTTTATTGCTCACCGCCTGCAGCGGTGCTGGAGCTGGTCTTAATTCGTTCCAGAGCCCTGACGGTAGATACGCCTTCCTCTACCCCACCGGTTGGACGCGGGTGGCGATGACGGGAGGCCCCACCGTTGTCTTTCACGACCTGATTAATAGTGATGAAACGGTAAGCCTTGTGGTATCGGATGTAGATGCCGACAACGATTTACAGAACCTGGGCAGTGCTGTTGCCGTAGGAGAACGCTTGCGCCGTGATGTGATCGCCCCAGAGGGCAGCGGACGCAATGCCGAGCTGATCGAGGCACGAGAACGAGAGGCCTCAGGTCATACGTTCTATGACCTGGAGTACGCCGTGCATCTTCAAGATCGTGATCGCCATGAGTTGGCCACTGTCGTTGTGGATCGGGGCCGCTTGTACACCCTTGCGACCAGCACGAATGAAAGCCGCTGGCCTCGCGTTAAAGACTTGTTCGAATCTGTGATTACATCGTTTACGTTGTTGATCTGA
- a CDS encoding NHLP bacteriocin system secretion protein, protein MSLISFSKLKTRWDGLDDHRQVGACLAGMGGLFTAWLLFWPVPTQVEGKGVLIYPDNAGVLNARSAGQVLNVDVRVGDRVEKQQVLMTLYLPELERELEQEKGNLNQLQKQNIELNQRDVLRIETARQALDTTLAKLKDDERRLGELQSTFSGKLRNLEWLSRRAVVAPLSSEVVSAEQGLTSTSVALDDLKIQGKQALTIFQQIKLDVESEQLDRTFVIDDLKRKIRVSEAKLAFDGTITAQRDGSVLDLQVIPGQTIKMGDRLGTIGRGEVARGNGPDLIAVAYFPPADARRLPLGLPVEVVPRWNQRGRFGGIEGKVKNVLTLPATQEDIATTTGNAQLAEDLAGDGPVMRAEISLQRRSRSDDGFLWTLSNGSGVFPIRDGLTVDTFAYVEWRSPITYVLPGLRSITGGYRTLRIDRVFDLPFLRQPDTLP, encoded by the coding sequence GTGTCTTTAATATCCTTCAGTAAGTTAAAAACGCGCTGGGATGGTCTTGATGACCATCGGCAGGTTGGGGCTTGTTTGGCAGGAATGGGGGGATTGTTCACAGCTTGGCTTTTATTCTGGCCAGTTCCTACTCAAGTTGAAGGTAAAGGTGTTCTGATCTACCCCGATAATGCTGGCGTTTTGAATGCCAGGTCTGCTGGTCAAGTTCTCAACGTTGATGTGCGTGTGGGTGATCGCGTTGAGAAACAGCAGGTACTCATGACGCTATATTTGCCTGAGCTTGAACGTGAACTAGAGCAAGAAAAAGGGAATTTAAACCAGCTTCAAAAACAAAATATCGAGTTAAATCAGCGCGATGTATTGCGTATCGAGACTGCACGACAGGCTCTTGATACCACTCTCGCCAAGCTCAAAGATGACGAGCGAAGGCTGGGTGAATTGCAAAGCACTTTTTCGGGGAAGCTTCGAAATCTTGAATGGTTATCGCGACGTGCTGTGGTGGCTCCTCTATCCAGTGAAGTGGTGTCCGCAGAACAAGGACTGACCAGCACCAGCGTTGCCTTGGATGATCTGAAGATTCAGGGCAAACAGGCTCTCACAATATTTCAGCAAATCAAACTTGATGTTGAGTCTGAGCAGCTCGATCGGACCTTTGTGATTGATGATCTGAAGCGTAAGATTCGCGTCAGCGAGGCGAAATTGGCCTTTGATGGCACGATTACAGCTCAGCGTGATGGCAGTGTGCTGGATCTTCAAGTGATTCCGGGTCAGACCATCAAAATGGGTGATCGTCTTGGCACGATTGGAAGGGGGGAGGTGGCTCGAGGTAACGGTCCTGATCTGATCGCTGTCGCCTACTTTCCACCTGCTGATGCGCGACGACTACCGCTTGGGTTGCCTGTTGAGGTGGTCCCGCGCTGGAACCAAAGGGGCCGGTTTGGTGGAATTGAAGGGAAGGTGAAAAATGTGCTGACGTTGCCTGCAACCCAGGAAGATATCGCCACCACAACGGGCAATGCACAGCTTGCTGAAGACTTGGCCGGAGATGGCCCAGTGATGCGGGCTGAGATCAGTTTGCAGCGTCGATCAAGGTCTGATGATGGTTTTCTCTGGACGCTTTCTAATGGCAGTGGCGTCTTCCCGATCCGCGATGGTTTGACCGTAGACACCTTTGCTTATGTGGAATGGCGCTCACCGATCACCTATGTCTTGCCCGGGCTTCGTTCGATCACAGGCGGTTACCGCACATTGAGGATTGATCGTGTCTTTGATCTGCCTTTTCTTCGTCAACCTGACACCCTTCCCTGA
- a CDS encoding TolC family protein → MLKPSRCDLVLSRYVCALGLICNTFAPVAAQTNVAPLDEGGTTEQLEKSWERLNTQVHAIDTLTGPAPAIESSDDLRSIEVPKLLIDVNTPASGELTEQETQPDPLLRLPSSADTASRTLSLSLEDAVTIAFRNNPSLGAQRDLIKAQAATIASESSRYWPTISVFANVDGFQSGTTTYNPYGNNTFGFGELFNSKGQTPNFALTNDGDKVSGSSAGPFYIPPGGGLGAVANGVSADAGLQLDYNIIDFARTPRVQAAQARLTQQENLYSDRLRAIQLEVSEAYYNLQRAEQLVRIRDAIVRTDLVVLEDTLDLKQAGLVPRVDLLRRSSLLAADEESLIQAMTDRAVARRELWTILNLSSEIIPSASDPISLQPRWPLNLERTVLAAYDDNPELTAILATQQALMRRQDEAAAQLLPRLSLFAAAGGLGSVERTSNLALIGGGCCGGTFLPLEQVSGYEWSVGLAFNWMIFDAGGTSNRVKALKLQEQATAEQYANTRNAIRLRLERAFLNHEASLAKLVSARRAVGASKEAFRDTQLRYQTGLSDEINLSITQEQLVNALVRRLFATLNVNVTYARMLRELLPMPKNPNDPVFTQLTLSFPSNNLN, encoded by the coding sequence TCCCGCTGTGATCTGGTCCTCTCCCGTTACGTATGCGCGCTCGGATTGATTTGCAACACCTTCGCTCCCGTAGCAGCTCAGACCAACGTTGCTCCACTGGATGAAGGCGGCACGACAGAGCAACTTGAGAAAAGTTGGGAGCGCCTCAATACCCAGGTCCACGCTATCGATACGTTGACTGGTCCAGCTCCAGCGATTGAGAGCAGTGACGATCTCAGATCGATTGAAGTTCCCAAACTACTGATTGATGTCAATACACCCGCATCCGGAGAGCTAACAGAACAAGAGACCCAGCCAGACCCTCTTCTTCGCCTTCCATCTTCAGCTGACACTGCATCGCGAACTCTTTCTCTCTCTCTTGAAGATGCTGTCACGATCGCCTTCCGCAACAACCCATCCCTGGGCGCTCAACGAGATTTAATCAAGGCTCAAGCCGCCACCATTGCATCCGAATCAAGTCGCTACTGGCCAACGATCAGCGTTTTCGCCAACGTCGATGGATTTCAAAGCGGAACAACCACTTACAACCCCTATGGAAACAACACCTTTGGGTTTGGAGAACTCTTTAATTCAAAAGGGCAAACTCCCAATTTTGCTCTCACCAATGATGGAGACAAAGTCAGTGGCTCCAGCGCTGGCCCCTTCTACATCCCACCAGGAGGTGGGCTAGGGGCGGTAGCGAATGGAGTTTCGGCAGATGCTGGGCTTCAGCTCGATTACAACATTATTGATTTTGCTCGAACTCCCAGGGTTCAAGCAGCCCAAGCCCGGCTCACCCAACAAGAAAATCTCTATTCCGACCGGTTAAGAGCCATTCAGCTTGAAGTGAGCGAGGCCTACTACAACCTTCAACGTGCTGAGCAACTTGTGCGGATACGCGATGCGATCGTTCGCACTGATCTGGTCGTATTAGAAGACACTCTTGACCTAAAACAAGCTGGTCTTGTTCCGAGAGTGGATCTGCTCAGACGAAGCAGCCTTCTCGCTGCAGACGAAGAAAGCTTGATCCAAGCGATGACTGATCGTGCGGTAGCCCGCCGTGAACTTTGGACCATTCTCAATCTTTCCAGTGAGATCATCCCCAGTGCAAGCGACCCCATCAGCCTCCAACCACGATGGCCCCTGAATTTAGAAAGAACGGTATTGGCGGCTTACGACGACAATCCAGAGCTCACTGCGATTCTCGCAACACAGCAAGCACTCATGCGCCGCCAAGACGAAGCGGCTGCTCAGCTGCTACCAAGGCTCAGTCTCTTTGCAGCAGCCGGTGGCTTGGGATCCGTGGAACGCACGTCAAATCTTGCGCTGATCGGAGGTGGATGCTGCGGAGGCACTTTTCTTCCCCTCGAGCAGGTCAGCGGATACGAATGGTCGGTAGGACTGGCCTTCAATTGGATGATCTTTGATGCCGGTGGCACGTCAAACAGAGTGAAGGCCTTGAAACTTCAAGAGCAAGCAACCGCAGAGCAATATGCAAACACCCGCAACGCGATTCGCTTACGACTGGAGCGAGCTTTTTTAAACCATGAAGCCAGTTTGGCGAAATTAGTGTCGGCCAGACGTGCTGTTGGTGCCAGCAAAGAGGCCTTCCGAGACACACAACTGCGTTATCAAACCGGATTAAGCGATGAAATCAACCTTTCCATTACCCAGGAACAGCTCGTTAACGCCTTAGTAAGACGATTATTCGCCACTTTGAATGTAAATGTCACCTATGCACGCATGCTGCGTGAACTCTTGCCCATGCCTAAAAATCCAAACGATCCAGTCTTCACCCAATTAACTCTTAGTTTTCCTTCAAATAATCTCAACTAG